The following are encoded together in the Streptomyces sp. NBC_00341 genome:
- a CDS encoding acyl-CoA synthetase gives MPLLPALQDPAGSPAAREAVRFGEQSLSYARLAAAADALATRIAEAGRVAVWATATPETVVAVVAALRAGVPAVPLNPKTGERELAHIVSDSAPSTVLAAAGDVLPPALAALARVDVDTAAAPRTRSTEFPEPSPESPALIVYTSGTTGPPKGAVLPRRAVAATLDALEDAWQWTGDDVLVHALPLFHVHGLILGILGPLRRGGSVRHLGRFSTEGVARELGAGGTMLFGVPTMYHRIAEALAEPAASGGLAKALAGARLLVSGSAALPVHDHERIAAATGRRVIERYGMTETLMNTGVRADGEARPGTVGAPLRGVELRLVEEDGSALADPASIGEIQVRGPNLFTGYLNRPEATAAALTADGWFRTGDMATLDPDGYVRIVGRKATDLIKSGGYKIGAGEIENALLDHPGVREAAVTGEPDPDLGERIVAWVVPADPASPPPADELAAHVAAQLSPHKRPRTVRYLDELPRNDLGKIMKRSLHG, from the coding sequence ATGCCACTCTTGCCTGCACTCCAGGACCCCGCCGGTTCGCCGGCCGCCCGTGAAGCCGTCCGGTTCGGCGAACAGTCGCTCAGTTACGCCCGGTTGGCCGCAGCGGCGGACGCACTCGCTACCCGGATCGCGGAGGCCGGGCGGGTAGCCGTCTGGGCCACCGCGACCCCGGAGACCGTGGTCGCGGTGGTCGCCGCGCTACGGGCGGGCGTGCCCGCCGTGCCGCTCAACCCGAAGACGGGCGAGCGGGAGCTGGCCCATATCGTCTCCGACAGCGCGCCCTCGACGGTGCTGGCGGCGGCCGGTGACGTACTGCCTCCCGCACTGGCCGCGCTGGCCCGGGTGGACGTGGACACGGCCGCCGCACCTCGGACGCGCTCCACCGAGTTCCCCGAGCCCTCACCCGAGTCCCCCGCCCTGATCGTGTACACCTCCGGCACCACAGGCCCGCCCAAGGGCGCGGTCCTGCCGCGCCGGGCCGTCGCCGCCACCCTGGACGCACTGGAGGACGCCTGGCAGTGGACCGGCGACGACGTCCTCGTCCACGCGCTGCCGCTGTTCCACGTGCACGGCCTGATCCTCGGCATCCTGGGCCCGTTGCGGCGGGGCGGCTCCGTGCGCCATCTGGGCCGGTTCTCCACCGAGGGCGTGGCCCGGGAGCTGGGGGCGGGCGGCACGATGCTGTTCGGTGTGCCGACGATGTACCACCGCATCGCGGAAGCGCTTGCCGAACCGGCCGCGTCCGGCGGGCTCGCGAAGGCCCTCGCGGGCGCCCGGCTGCTGGTCTCCGGCTCTGCGGCACTGCCGGTCCACGACCACGAACGGATCGCGGCGGCGACCGGCCGCCGGGTCATCGAGCGGTACGGCATGACGGAGACGCTCATGAACACGGGCGTACGGGCCGACGGCGAAGCCCGCCCCGGTACCGTCGGCGCCCCGCTGCGCGGCGTCGAACTCCGCCTGGTCGAGGAGGACGGCAGCGCGCTCGCGGACCCCGCGTCCATCGGTGAGATCCAGGTGCGCGGCCCGAACCTGTTCACCGGCTACCTCAACCGCCCCGAAGCGACGGCCGCCGCGCTCACCGCCGACGGCTGGTTCCGCACCGGGGACATGGCCACCCTCGACCCCGACGGGTACGTACGGATCGTCGGCCGCAAGGCCACCGACCTGATCAAGAGCGGCGGTTACAAGATCGGCGCGGGCGAGATCGAGAACGCCCTGCTGGACCACCCGGGCGTCCGCGAGGCCGCCGTCACCGGTGAACCCGACCCGGACCTCGGCGAGCGGATCGTCGCCTGGGTGGTGCCGGCGGACCCCGCCTCCCCGCCCCCGGCCGACGAACTCGCCGCCCATGTCGCGGCCCAGCTCTCCCCGCACAAGCGGCCGCGCACCGTCCGCTACCTGGACGAGCTGCCGCGCAACGACCTGGGCAAGATCATGAAGCGGTCGCTCCATGGCTGA
- a CDS encoding carboxyl transferase domain-containing protein: MADRLSARAAIAAVTADFTESTAPREDTAADGPLGWTGYADSRARATARTGEHESVVHGLATVGGHRCVLVSFEFGFLGGSLGQRTGDRLEAAYEEAVARRLPLVSLIATGGSRMQEGMIALTQLHRVAAASARLRAAGPAQLAVLRDPTTGGGWATLGAGADVILALPGAQVGFAGSRVRPPGADPAAYTAEGQLAAGQLDAIVPPEELAATVGHWLGALAYREAGATAGAGAEAGATAEAGAEAGATAEADHPAPAPAPVPDALSATGLPRTGWDAVLRARSASRPRAEAYLDAYFGIRLPLHGDRCGGTDPGLLCGFGLREGRPVAYVAQCGTPTRPAGYRTAARVIRLADRLGVPVLTLIDTPGAANDAEAERAGAGAAIADAFAAIAAARVPVTTLVIGEGGSGGALALAAPGNTHVTADSYFSVIAPELAAAILKRSPDRTHATADQLRLRPQDLVDLGVARSVVGPGSARTGSNRPIA; encoded by the coding sequence ATGGCTGACCGGCTCTCGGCCCGCGCGGCGATCGCCGCCGTCACCGCCGACTTCACCGAGTCCACCGCACCGCGCGAGGACACCGCGGCCGACGGCCCCCTCGGCTGGACGGGATACGCGGACTCCCGGGCACGGGCCACCGCCCGCACCGGCGAGCACGAATCCGTCGTGCACGGCCTCGCCACCGTCGGGGGCCACCGCTGCGTGCTGGTCTCGTTCGAGTTCGGGTTCCTCGGCGGCTCGCTCGGGCAGCGCACCGGGGACCGGCTGGAGGCGGCGTACGAGGAGGCCGTGGCCCGGCGGCTCCCCCTGGTCTCGCTGATCGCCACGGGCGGCAGCCGGATGCAGGAGGGCATGATCGCGCTCACCCAGCTGCACCGGGTGGCCGCCGCCTCCGCCCGGCTGCGCGCGGCCGGTCCGGCGCAGCTCGCCGTCCTGCGCGACCCGACGACCGGCGGCGGCTGGGCGACCCTCGGCGCGGGCGCCGACGTGATCCTGGCGCTGCCCGGCGCCCAGGTCGGCTTCGCCGGCTCCCGGGTACGGCCGCCCGGCGCGGACCCGGCCGCGTACACCGCGGAGGGCCAGCTGGCGGCCGGCCAGCTGGACGCGATCGTCCCGCCGGAGGAGCTGGCCGCGACCGTGGGCCACTGGCTGGGGGCGCTGGCGTACCGGGAGGCGGGGGCTACGGCGGGGGCCGGAGCGGAGGCGGGGGCTACGGCGGAGGCGGGGGCCGAAGCGGGGGCTACGGCTGAGGCGGATCACCCGGCCCCCGCACCGGCACCCGTCCCGGACGCCCTCTCCGCGACCGGGCTGCCCCGGACCGGCTGGGACGCGGTGCTCCGGGCCCGCTCCGCGTCACGGCCGCGCGCCGAGGCGTATCTGGACGCCTACTTCGGGATCCGCCTCCCGCTCCACGGCGACCGCTGCGGGGGTACGGACCCCGGGCTGCTCTGCGGCTTCGGGCTGCGCGAGGGGCGGCCCGTCGCGTACGTCGCCCAGTGCGGTACCCCGACCCGGCCGGCCGGCTACCGCACGGCGGCCCGGGTGATCAGGCTGGCCGACCGGCTCGGCGTCCCGGTCCTCACCCTGATCGACACCCCGGGCGCCGCCAACGACGCCGAGGCGGAACGGGCCGGTGCGGGCGCGGCCATCGCTGACGCGTTCGCGGCGATCGCGGCCGCCCGGGTCCCCGTCACGACCCTGGTGATCGGTGAGGGCGGTTCGGGCGGCGCGCTGGCGCTGGCCGCTCCGGGCAATACCCATGTCACCGCCGACAGCTACTTCTCGGTCATCGCCCCGGAGCTCGCGGCGGCGATCCTGAAGCGCTCCCCGGACCGGACGCACGCCACGGCGGACCAGTTGCGGTTGCGCCCGCAGGACCTGGTGGACCTGGGCGTCGCCCGCTCGGTCGTAGGGCCCGGCTCGGCGCGCACAGGAAGCAACAGGCCGATAGCGTAA
- a CDS encoding VOC family protein, producing MAAESEGTPCWADATFGDIEGAKRFYGELLGWTYGDSLPEYGNYTQAYVDGKTVAALMPPVPGHEVPAAWTLYLASPDAAATTGKIRENGGEVLVEPMRVGEFGTMVLARDPAGTAFGVWQSGSHEGFGARNVPGAYCWAEVFTRDPEKADPFFRAVFGYGLKRVEDDAVDFALYDLGADPVLGRMKMTEDFPPEVPPYMNVYFTVADCDAAVEKAEALGAQLRFGPLTIPFGRFATLTDPQGAPFSLIDGTTTGGEMPKFADVA from the coding sequence ATGGCCGCAGAATCAGAGGGCACTCCGTGCTGGGCCGACGCGACGTTCGGTGACATCGAGGGTGCGAAGCGCTTCTACGGCGAGCTGCTGGGCTGGACCTACGGCGACTCGCTGCCCGAGTACGGCAACTACACCCAGGCATACGTCGACGGCAAGACGGTCGCCGCCCTGATGCCTCCCGTGCCCGGCCACGAGGTACCGGCTGCCTGGACGCTTTACCTCGCCTCGCCGGACGCCGCGGCCACCACCGGGAAGATCCGCGAGAACGGCGGCGAGGTGCTGGTGGAGCCCATGCGGGTCGGGGAGTTCGGCACGATGGTGCTGGCCCGCGACCCGGCCGGTACGGCGTTCGGCGTGTGGCAGTCGGGCAGCCACGAGGGGTTCGGTGCGCGCAACGTGCCCGGCGCCTACTGCTGGGCCGAGGTCTTCACCCGGGACCCGGAGAAGGCGGACCCCTTCTTCCGTGCCGTGTTCGGGTACGGGCTCAAGCGCGTGGAGGACGACGCGGTCGACTTCGCGCTCTACGACCTGGGCGCGGACCCGGTGCTCGGCCGGATGAAGATGACGGAGGACTTCCCGCCGGAGGTGCCGCCGTACATGAACGTGTACTTCACCGTCGCGGACTGCGACGCGGCCGTGGAGAAAGCCGAGGCGCTCGGGGCTCAGCTCCGGTTCGGCCCGCTCACCATCCCGTTCGGCCGGTTCGCGACGCTGACCGACCCGCAGGGCGCGCCGTTCTCGCTGATCGACGGGACGACGACGGGCGGCGAGATGCCGAAGTTCGCGGACGTCGCCTGA
- a CDS encoding MFS transporter, with protein MTETTEPDVPRTRIFADLTPLRTSPDYRRLWFGNTVSWVGQGMTALAVSLQVYDLTGSAFSVGLIGACSFVPLVVFGLYGGAVADTVDRRKLGLASAYGSFALSVVLVAITVAGVERVGLLYGVVALQAVCFALNSPARSSMIARLLPAEQLPAANALNSMTSTTGGLVGPMLGGLIVGWWGYRAAYGIDAVTFTASLYAMWRLPSMMPDRGEGAAGAAKRASVMDGLRFLGTRPNLRMTFFTDMCAMVLANPRALFPVVAVLWYGGDAKTTGLLVAAPALGALLGGVFSGWLGRIRRHGLAVLFAVASWGTAVAVFGLTRQLWLGLVFLALAGAADTTSMVFRNTMLQAAVPDEMRGRLQGVFIVVVAGGPRLGDFLAGSVADLASPAVAVTGGGVVCVAAVLLLALRWPRFARYDARDPEA; from the coding sequence GTGACCGAAACGACCGAACCCGATGTACCCCGCACCCGAATATTCGCCGACCTGACCCCACTGCGGACCTCCCCCGACTACCGGCGGCTCTGGTTCGGGAACACGGTCTCCTGGGTCGGGCAGGGGATGACGGCGCTCGCCGTCTCGCTCCAGGTGTACGACCTCACCGGGTCCGCGTTCTCCGTCGGACTGATCGGGGCCTGCTCGTTCGTCCCGCTGGTCGTCTTCGGGCTGTACGGCGGGGCCGTCGCGGACACCGTGGACCGGCGCAAGCTGGGACTGGCCAGCGCCTACGGCTCGTTCGCGCTCTCCGTCGTCCTGGTGGCGATCACCGTCGCCGGAGTGGAGCGGGTGGGGCTGCTGTACGGGGTCGTCGCGCTCCAGGCCGTCTGCTTCGCGCTCAACTCACCGGCCCGCAGCTCGATGATCGCCCGCCTCCTGCCGGCCGAACAGCTGCCCGCCGCCAACGCGCTGAACTCCATGACCAGCACCACGGGCGGGCTCGTCGGACCGATGCTCGGCGGGCTCATCGTCGGCTGGTGGGGCTACCGGGCCGCCTACGGCATCGACGCCGTCACCTTCACCGCCTCGCTGTACGCGATGTGGCGGCTGCCCTCGATGATGCCGGACCGGGGCGAGGGCGCCGCCGGGGCCGCGAAGCGGGCCTCCGTCATGGACGGGCTGCGGTTCCTGGGGACCCGGCCCAATCTCCGGATGACCTTCTTCACCGACATGTGCGCCATGGTGCTGGCCAACCCCCGCGCGCTGTTCCCCGTCGTGGCCGTCCTCTGGTACGGGGGCGACGCGAAGACCACCGGACTCCTGGTCGCGGCCCCGGCCCTGGGCGCGCTGCTGGGCGGGGTGTTCTCCGGCTGGCTGGGGCGCATCCGGCGGCACGGGCTCGCCGTGCTCTTCGCGGTCGCGAGCTGGGGCACCGCCGTCGCGGTGTTCGGGCTGACCCGGCAGCTCTGGCTCGGGCTCGTCTTCCTGGCGCTCGCGGGGGCCGCCGACACCACTTCGATGGTCTTCCGCAACACGATGCTCCAGGCCGCCGTGCCGGACGAGATGCGGGGGCGGCTCCAGGGCGTGTTCATCGTCGTCGTCGCGGGCGGCCCCCGGCTCGGGGACTTCCTGGCCGGATCGGTCGCCGACCTCGCATCGCCCGCCGTGGCCGTCACCGGGGGCGGGGTCGTGTGCGTGGCCGCCGTGCTGCTGCTGGCCCTGCGGTGGCCCCGGTTCGCGCGGTACGACGCACGCGATCCCGAGGCCTAG
- a CDS encoding glycoside hydrolase family 16 protein, producing MKRIALLGGSPGVSPGTGNRTRRRLPVALAALALCLPLAGLMGPAGPAGFSGTAAAAEPDATARTAEADWTTMFRDDFDGASGTGLNTADWLYDIGTSYPGGAANWGTGEIETSTDSTENVYQDGSGHLVIKPIRDASGHWTSGRVETQRTDFAAPAGGQMQLSASLKQPDPASGLGYWPAFWAMGADARPTGATNWPSIGELDIMEDVNALSQHSTTFHCGQWAGECHDPDGISSGLQACDGCQSGYHTYSVTVDRRDTAAEQLRFYLDGVQTFAVNQNEVSDATWKAAVDHGFFAIFDVAIGGSYPDKVCGCTSPGADISSGAGMSVDWFSAEVSQS from the coding sequence ATGAAGAGGATCGCTCTGCTCGGCGGATCTCCAGGCGTCTCCCCCGGCACCGGAAACCGCACCCGACGGCGTCTGCCGGTCGCACTCGCCGCACTCGCACTCTGCCTGCCACTGGCCGGCCTCATGGGTCCGGCGGGCCCCGCCGGGTTCTCCGGCACCGCCGCGGCCGCAGAACCGGACGCGACCGCCCGTACGGCGGAGGCCGACTGGACCACCATGTTCAGGGACGACTTCGACGGCGCGAGCGGAACAGGCCTCAACACGGCCGACTGGCTCTACGACATCGGCACCAGCTACCCCGGCGGCGCCGCCAACTGGGGCACCGGCGAGATCGAGACGTCCACGGACTCGACGGAGAACGTCTACCAGGACGGCTCGGGCCACCTGGTGATCAAGCCCATACGGGATGCCTCCGGGCACTGGACGTCCGGCCGGGTGGAGACACAGCGCACCGACTTCGCCGCACCGGCCGGCGGACAGATGCAGCTCAGCGCCTCCCTGAAGCAGCCCGACCCGGCGAGCGGGCTCGGCTACTGGCCGGCCTTCTGGGCGATGGGCGCCGACGCCCGCCCGACGGGGGCGACCAACTGGCCCAGCATCGGCGAGCTGGACATCATGGAGGACGTCAACGCCCTCAGCCAGCACTCCACCACCTTCCACTGCGGCCAGTGGGCCGGTGAGTGCCACGATCCCGACGGGATCAGCAGCGGGCTGCAGGCCTGCGACGGCTGCCAGTCCGGCTACCACACGTACTCGGTGACGGTCGACCGCCGGGACACGGCGGCCGAGCAGCTGCGTTTCTACCTGGACGGCGTCCAGACCTTCGCGGTGAACCAGAACGAGGTGTCCGACGCGACCTGGAAGGCCGCCGTCGACCACGGGTTCTTCGCCATCTTCGATGTGGCGATCGGCGGTTCGTATCCGGACAAGGTCTGCGGCTGCACCTCCCCCGGGGCCGACATCAGCTCCGGCGCGGGGATGAGCGTGGACTGGTTCTCGGCCGAGGTGAGTCAGTCATGA